The Lactobacillus acidophilus DNA segment GCTTTAGCAAAATAAAGAAAATTAATGGGGTTGGCTAGACCCTTAAGCTGTACGAGCTAGTCAATGCGATTACTCCTAAATTGGAATATCGGAATACTGGTGAAGACGACAGTAAAGAAAACAAAGAAAGGAAAAATATATCTTTCTGGTATGTAGAAATCTCATATCTTTCTACATACTTCCATGTTTTATATGGCAGATTTTATATGTTATTTAGACCAAAATATACAATAGATACTATTTACAATTTGGACCCTCGCAAATTAAATGAAATGGGAATAAAAGCAGTTTTTTCAGATTTAGATAATACTCTACTTGCTTGGAATAAATTTGAAACTGCAAAAGAAATGGATAAGCTAAATAAAAAACTTGCTAAGGCAAATATTAAGTTAGTTGTCATCTCTAACAATAATGCCGAACGTGTCGGTAAAGTACTTAACCCATACCACATTGATTTTGTAGCGAAGGCACGTAAGCCTTTGCCGTTTGCCATTACGCGTAAGCGAGAAGAGATGGGATTGAATAAAAATCAAGTAATGATGGTGGGAGATCAACTAATTACAGATATGCAAGCAGGTAATTTAGCTGGCGTTGAGACTGTTTTGGTTAAACCATTAGTTGAGACTGATAAGTGGAATACCCGAATTAATCGTTTCTTTGAGAAGATTATCTTTTTCTTTCTTGGTTTATCACATCGAGTAACATTTAAGGAGAATTTACAAAATGGATGAGGATATTATTTGCGTTGGATGTGGGGCTATTCTTCAATCCGATGATCCTAAAAAAGCAGGTTATTTACCTAAGAGTGCACTAGATAAGGCAAAGCGTGAAGAAAACACAGATGTTTATTGTCAACGCTGCTTTAGATTGCGGCACTATAATGAAATCATGC contains these protein-coding regions:
- a CDS encoding YqeG family HAD IIIA-type phosphatase; translation: MSYLSTYFHVLYGRFYMLFRPKYTIDTIYNLDPRKLNEMGIKAVFSDLDNTLLAWNKFETAKEMDKLNKKLAKANIKLVVISNNNAERVGKVLNPYHIDFVAKARKPLPFAITRKREEMGLNKNQVMMVGDQLITDMQAGNLAGVETVLVKPLVETDKWNTRINRFFEKIIFFFLGLSHRVTFKENLQNG